In the genome of Carnobacterium viridans, one region contains:
- the galE gene encoding UDP-glucose 4-epimerase GalE, whose translation MAILVTGGAGYIGSHTTVELLNAGHEVVIVDNFSNSKPEVLNRIKEITGKSFSFYEVDVLNKAELEAVFKLHDIEAVIHFAGYKAVGESVSEPLKYYHNNLTSTFVLAELMEAYNVKKLVFSSSATVYGMNNVSPLTEDLLLSTTNPYGTTKMMIEQILQDVYVSDPSWSIALLRYFNPIGAHESGRIGEDPNGIPNNLMPYITQVAVGKRDQLSVFGGDYDTTDGTGVRDYIHVVDLAKGHLKAVEKVLSTEGIEAYNLGTGIGYSVLDVVTNFEKATGKKVAFAITDRRPGDIATCYSDASKAATELGWKAEHTLEDMCRDSWKWQETNPNGYE comes from the coding sequence ATGGCCATTTTAGTAACTGGTGGTGCTGGTTATATCGGCAGCCATACAACTGTAGAATTATTGAATGCTGGACATGAAGTTGTTATCGTAGATAATTTTTCAAACAGCAAGCCTGAAGTGTTAAATCGAATTAAAGAAATTACTGGAAAATCATTCTCTTTTTATGAAGTAGACGTATTAAACAAAGCAGAGTTAGAAGCAGTTTTCAAACTTCATGACATTGAAGCTGTCATCCACTTTGCGGGTTACAAAGCTGTAGGCGAATCCGTTAGTGAACCGTTAAAATATTACCACAATAACTTAACCAGCACTTTTGTTCTAGCTGAGTTAATGGAAGCTTACAATGTTAAAAAATTGGTTTTCAGCTCTTCAGCAACAGTTTACGGGATGAATAATGTTTCTCCGTTAACGGAAGACTTGCTTTTAAGCACTACAAATCCATACGGCACGACTAAAATGATGATTGAACAAATCTTGCAAGATGTCTATGTTTCGGATCCTTCTTGGAGCATTGCACTGCTTCGTTACTTCAATCCTATTGGAGCTCACGAAAGTGGACGAATTGGAGAAGATCCAAATGGCATTCCAAATAACCTAATGCCTTACATCACACAAGTTGCTGTAGGTAAACGAGATCAATTAAGTGTATTTGGTGGCGACTATGATACTACAGATGGTACTGGCGTGCGCGATTATATTCATGTAGTTGATTTAGCTAAAGGTCACTTAAAAGCTGTTGAGAAGGTTCTTTCTACTGAAGGCATCGAAGCCTACAACCTTGGAACTGGCATTGGTTACAGTGTACTAGATGTCGTAACCAATTTCGAAAAAGCTACAGGTAAAAAAGTAGCTTTTGCAATTACAGACAGACGTCCTGGCGACATCGCTACATGTTATTCAGATGCTTCAAAAGCGGCTACAGAACTTGGCTGGAAAGCTGAACACACACTAGAAGATATGTGTCGTGATTCTTGGAAATGGCAAGAAACCAATCCAAACGGATACGAATAA
- a CDS encoding YihY/virulence factor BrkB family protein, which yields MANSQSSKLEVKKEETVKVVKSFSIILIKKYREAEVWNSGAIISYYFLLSIFPVMVVVSNILPYLRLDAAELLPYIENIVPTYFFNQLENLLMNWFSQSSGSILSIAVIGALWSASRGMNAMQVSMNKAYGVEPRRNFVIIRLFSLILTALLILCIMVLVIVFGFGQLILEYITPVFKLPLMISETFQSLRWPVTMSVLFVIFCVLYYFVPHAKVTVKSVLPGAAISTIGWMLVSQAFAIYVKYFAFGAKTYGTIGTFMIILIWLQVIGALMTAGAVINASMDVYQNGSINEPRSFHTRKYSRSKIKPFSNGK from the coding sequence TTGGCAAATAGTCAGTCAAGTAAGTTAGAAGTAAAGAAAGAAGAAACAGTAAAGGTAGTAAAAAGTTTTAGTATCATTCTCATTAAAAAATATCGGGAAGCTGAAGTGTGGAATTCTGGAGCTATTATCAGTTATTATTTTTTATTGTCCATCTTCCCAGTGATGGTTGTAGTTAGCAATATACTGCCTTACTTGCGCTTAGATGCCGCAGAACTATTGCCTTATATCGAAAATATTGTCCCAACTTACTTTTTTAATCAATTAGAGAACTTGTTGATGAATTGGTTTAGTCAAAGCAGTGGAAGTATTCTATCGATTGCTGTAATTGGAGCACTTTGGTCTGCCAGTAGAGGCATGAATGCAATGCAAGTAAGTATGAATAAAGCTTATGGTGTAGAGCCTAGAAGAAATTTCGTCATCATTCGCTTGTTTTCGTTGATTTTAACGGCATTACTGATTTTATGTATTATGGTACTGGTCATTGTTTTTGGATTTGGTCAATTGATACTAGAATACATTACTCCAGTATTCAAATTGCCTTTAATGATCAGTGAGACATTTCAAAGTTTAAGGTGGCCGGTAACGATGAGTGTGCTCTTTGTTATTTTTTGTGTGTTGTATTACTTTGTTCCACATGCAAAAGTAACAGTAAAAAGTGTTCTCCCTGGAGCAGCCATTTCAACTATTGGTTGGATGTTGGTTTCACAAGCATTCGCTATTTACGTGAAATACTTTGCTTTTGGTGCAAAAACATATGGAACAATTGGAACATTCATGATCATATTGATCTGGCTGCAGGTTATTGGAGCATTAATGACTGCAGGCGCAGTCATTAACGCGTCTATGGATGTTTATCAAAATGGATCCATCAATGAGCCAAGATCATTTCATACTAGAAAATATAGTCGCTCTAAAATAAAGCCTTTTTCTAATGGAAAATAA
- a CDS encoding acyltransferase yields the protein MKERVLYADILRVAATFLVITIHIVSRDFGLYEIDSYQWQVLNIYDSFARMSVPIFFMLSGIFFLDPNRAFSIKKLYKKNILRLVTTFVFWSALYVVFFTWNDYRTFNAEVWGAIFEAFKEGHFHLWFLFRMIEIYVMVPFLRKIAEEKKIILYLIAFCWYIGIILPSYYEFPVSSTVTFAERGINLDITFGYVGYFFAGYYLAHYNLKKWIKVAIYLLGVAGLISTIIVTSVESLKKGEHYDLPYQYLTPNVFFMSTAAFLLVKEKLYSKSVSNLFRRVLTEFSTYSFGIYLIHVLLIFLVWKTGVTTLFSTPILSVPILTVVIFCSSYICVKGMAQVPIIKRFI from the coding sequence ATGAAAGAAAGGGTACTATATGCGGATATACTTCGTGTAGCCGCTACATTTTTAGTGATCACGATTCACATTGTCTCACGCGATTTTGGCTTATACGAAATTGATTCGTACCAATGGCAAGTATTAAATATCTACGATAGCTTTGCTCGGATGAGTGTGCCAATTTTCTTCATGCTAAGTGGGATCTTTTTTTTAGATCCAAATCGAGCGTTTTCAATTAAAAAACTATACAAAAAAAACATTTTACGCTTAGTAACGACATTTGTCTTTTGGTCAGCATTGTATGTAGTCTTTTTTACTTGGAATGACTATCGAACATTCAATGCAGAAGTGTGGGGTGCAATCTTTGAAGCATTTAAAGAAGGGCATTTTCACTTATGGTTTCTTTTTCGGATGATTGAGATTTACGTTATGGTTCCTTTTTTAAGAAAAATTGCAGAAGAGAAAAAGATCATTCTCTACTTAATCGCATTTTGTTGGTATATCGGTATTATTTTACCTTCTTATTATGAATTTCCCGTTAGTTCAACGGTTACCTTTGCTGAAAGAGGCATCAACTTAGACATTACTTTTGGGTATGTCGGCTACTTTTTTGCTGGTTATTACCTGGCTCATTATAACCTGAAAAAATGGATCAAAGTTGCGATCTATCTTTTAGGAGTAGCCGGGTTGATTAGCACGATTATAGTAACGAGTGTAGAATCGCTAAAAAAAGGGGAACATTATGATCTGCCTTATCAATATTTGACGCCAAATGTCTTTTTTATGAGTACTGCTGCCTTTTTATTAGTGAAAGAAAAATTATATTCCAAGAGTGTTTCAAATTTGTTTAGGCGTGTTCTTACAGAATTTTCAACTTACTCATTTGGAATCTATTTAATTCATGTATTGCTGATATTTCTTGTATGGAAAACAGGAGTAACTACACTGTTTTCGACTCCAATTTTATCTGTGCCAATTTTGACTGTTGTGATTTTTTGTAGCAGCTACATTTGTGTAAAAGGGATGGCACAAGTGCCGATTATAAAACGATTTATTTAA